The following DNA comes from Enterocloster bolteae.
CCGATACAGTAGATGGAATCCTTGTAATTTCTGGCATAGGACTCAAAGGCTGAGTCAACTGCCTCCTTCAGTGTCTTAAGGCCATGGGTAACCGGCACTACCTTTGCCCCCAGAATCTTCATCCTGGTGACATTGGGCGCCTGTTTTGCTATGTCCACCTCGCCCATATGAATCTCGCACTCCAGACCGAAAAACGCGGCTGCCGTGGCCAGGGCCACCCCGTGCTGCCCTGCTCCGGTTTCTGCAATGAGGCGTTTCTTACCCATGAATTTTGCAAGAAGTCCTTCCCCCATACAGTGATTCAGCTTGTGGGCTCCTGTGTGGTTTAAATCCTCCCGTTTCAGATATATCTGGCAATTTCCTATTTTCCCGGACAGGCGTTCGCAGTGGTAAACAGGAGTGGGCCTTCCCTGGAATTCCTTGCGAATCCGTCTCAGCTCATTGATAAACTGGGAAGAATGGCAGATGGTCTGGTATGCATCCGCGATCTCCTCAAAAGCCGGTATCAGCTCCTCTGTAAGATAAGCGCCTCCGTAAGCGCCGAAACGGCCGTCCTTATCCGGATAATTTTTCAAATATGTCCTGTAATCCATGTCCTTCTCCTTAGCGGTGTATTTTCTATCCATTATAGCCTTATTCCCGCGGCGTTTCAATCTGTATTGCTGTTTTTCACCTGCTGATTTTTTCCCTGCACGCAGCCCCGGCCGTACCCATGGATTTAATCTGAACCACCTTTGCTAAACGGATCGGAGTACGAAATGGACCGGAATACGAAATGAACCGGAATGCTATACGGACCGGAACGCTTCCTCCAAATCCTCCAAAATATCGTCAATGTGTTCTGTCCCGATGGACAGCCGGATGGTACCGGGACGGATTCCCTGTTCCAGAAGCTCCTTCTCATGCATCTGGGAATGGGTGGTGGAGGCCGGGTGGATCACCAGTGACTTTACATCCGCCACATTGGCAAGAAGGGAGAACAGTTCCAGGTTGTCGATGAATTTCCTGGCATTCTCAGCCCCGCCCCTTATTTCAAACGTAAAAATAGAGCCGCCTCCCCTGGGGAAATACGTTTTGTAAAGCTGCTGCTGGATCGGATCCCGGCTCACACTGGGATGATGGACCGCCTCCACCTGGGGATGCGCATTCAGATATTCCACCACCTTAAGCGCGTTTTCCACATGGCGTTCCACCCGCAGGGAAAGTGTCTCCAGCCCCTGTAAAAACAAAAAGCCGTGGAAGGGTGAGAGGGTCGCCCCTGTATCCCTTAGAAGAATGGCCCGTATCCGGGTGACAAAGGCAGCCGCTCCCACATCCTGGGCAAAACGGATTCCGTGGTAGCTGGCATTTGGCTCTGAAAGTCCCGGGAATTTTTTGGAAGCAGCCCAGTCAAACCTTCCGCCGTCCACAATCACGCCGCCCACCGCAGTTCCATGACCGCCGATGAACTTTGTGGCTGAATGTACCACGATGTCAGCACCGTACTCAATGGGACGGACAAGATACGGCGTTGCAAAGGTATTATCTATTACCAAAGGAATCTGATGCCGGTGTGCAATAGAAGCAATTTTTTCTATATCAGCGATATCGGAATTAGGGTTTCCCAGTGTCTCTATAAAGACAGCCTTTGTATTATCCCTGATAGCTGCCTCTACCGCCTCTAAATCAGCCGGATCCACAAATGTAGTCTCCACCCCGTATTCCGGAAAGGTGTGGGCCAGGTAATTGTAGGTGCCGCCGTATATATGGCCGGAAGACACAATATGATCCCCTGCCCGTGTCAGGTTCTGGAAGGTATAGGACAGGGCCGCAGCCCCGGAAGCCGTGGCCAGGGCTGCCACGCCGCCTTCCAGCTGCGCCATTCTCTGTTCAAATACATCCAGGGTAGGATTGGTAAGACGGCTGTATATATTTCCCGGGTCGCTGAGATTGAATCGTGCCGCCGCGTGGTCGCAGTTATCAAATACATACGATGATGTCTGGTAAATCGGTACCGACCTTGCCCCTGTTGAAGGGTCGGGCTGCTCCTGACCTCCGTGAAGCTGGGTTGTCTCAAATTTAAAATGTCTGTCTGATCTCTTACGCTTCTCTCCCATGATATTGTCCTCCGTCTCTTAATTCCTACTATTTCTATAGGTTTAATTGATAATATCATGGTATTTTTTTCCTGTCAAGAATTTATTTACGTACATTCTTAAACCTTATTTTTGAGTCCCCGCGCATTCTCAAACCATACTTCCCTTATCCATCTCAGGCATTCCCGGCGCGCTTTTATCAGAGGGCGCGCATCCAAACATTTTTTTGTAAGCCCTGAAAAAACTGGAGTAGTCTCCAAATCCCGCTCTGGACGCTGCCTCTGCTGCCGGCACCCCCATTGACAGCTCTTTTCTCACAATGGCCATGCGCTTATATAGGATGTACCGGGCCACCGTGGTTCCCGTGGCCCTCTTAAATACAGCTGTGAGATGATTTTTGCTCATATAGAAGGTCTGTGCCAGCCCTTCCAGGCTCAGCGGAGCGGACAGATTCTGGTTGATATAGCGGATGATTTCCTGGACCTGTCCTTCCTTTCCCCTGGAAGTTCCTGAAGCCTCCCTATATATTGCAAAAATCTTGGTCAAAAGAGACAGAACCCGTGTGCGGATTGCAATATCCTGTAAATCTTTTCCATAATTTCCACACTCCTCCAGGGAGTGAAAATACCACTCCAGCTGAAACTGTTCCTCATAGCAGCACCATCCGGTTCCAAAAGGCTCCAGCAAAAGAGCCTGTTCCTCTTCCTGCAGAAGTTCGGCGGCAAAGTGCAGACGTATCCGGTTATATTCATCCGAATCCAGCACCCTTAACCCGTGAAAACAGCCCGGCGGTATGATAATCAGGCTTCCGGGCCTGGGTGTGTAGGTCCTGCCCTCCAGCAGATACTCTGCGTTGCCTGAAATCATGTAATAAACCTCATATACATCATGGCAGTGCATTTTATACTCCATATCCCCTTCATCGCTGCGCGTATGGGCATATACCACCCTCTGCGTCTTAAAACTTTCTTCCTGGTACATGGATCTCCTCCTTAAAAATACCGGCTGTCCCCAGCCGTCCCTGCCCTGCGCGGCCGCAAGCCGCAGGTGCGTTTAACCCTATTCTAACACAGCTTGTGCTAATTGCAATATTTCTTTGTCTTCTGACAATGGTTTTTGCAATATACCTGTATTATAATGTGTCCTGTAAGCAAGAAAAACACAGCAAATAAATTGTTGCAGAAACCGAAAGGGCCCTCCCCCTTTCACACATTTTATCCCCCTTTATACACAGTAAAAGACCAGGCATCCCCAGTGCCTGGTCTTTGTGTAACTGCTGCTATTCGGAAATTCTATGATTTTTTCTGTGATTCGCTTTATGGCCAGATTGCCCTTGCCGCCTTGGCCTCCACTACCCGCTTCACGGCAATCAGGTAAGCGCCGGTGCGCAGTGTGGCATTCTGTCTCTTTGCAATATCCCATACTGCTTCAAACGCAGGATCCATGATATCCTTCAGCTTCTCGTTGACTTCTTCCTCGGTCCAGCTCACGGATTGTATATTCTGAACCCATTCAAAATAAGAAACTACTACGCCGCCTGCATTAGCCAGGATATCAGGCACAACAGTAATGCCTCTTTCCTGGAGTATCCCGTCAGCGTCTGCGGCCACCGGGCCGTTTGCAGCCTCCACGATGATTTCCGCACGGATTTTATGTGCATTGGAAGCGTTAATCTGATTTTCAAGGGCCGCTGGCACCAGTACCCTGGCATCCATCTCCAGCAGTTCCTCATTGGTAATGCGGCTCATTCCCTCTTCATTGTAATCCTTTAACAGATTCTTTCTGTTAAGGGAGAGGTATTCCAGGATAGCCGGTACGTTAAGTCCTTCCGGATTACAGATTCCACCGGATACATCGCTGACCGCTATGATCTTCATTCCTTCCCTGTGAAGCAGCTTGGCTGTGATGCTGCCCACATTTCCCATTCCCTGAATGGCTACCGTGGTTCCCTGAACCGGAATTCCCATTTTATTCAGTATATTTTTTGTGGTATACATGACGCCCCGTCCCGTGGCTTCATTTCTTCCAAGGGCGCCTCCCAGGCAGATTGGCTTGCCTGTAACCACGCCGTGGATGCAGTGGCCCTTCAGCATGCTGTAGGTATCCATCATCCAGCCCATAACAGCCGCATTGGTACCTACATCAGGAGCCGGGATATCCTGTTCCGGCCCAATAAGGGGAGCAATGGCTGCCGTGTATCTTCTGGTGATTGCCCGGATTTCATTTTCAGACAGCTCATTGGGGTCGCAGACAACGCCGCCCTTGCCGCCGCCGTAAGGAATATTCACCACTGCGCACTTGAATGTCATCCAGGCTGCCAGGGCCCTGACCTCGTCAGGATTTACCGCAGGATGGAAACGCACTCCGCCCTTGGCCGGTCCGCGGGATGTGGAGTGCTGCACCCTGTATCCCTCAAATACCTTCGTTGTCCCATCGTCCATCCGCACCGGAATCGCAACCTTAAGTTCCCTCTCCGGGTACTTAATGGCCTCTATGTCACTGTCCGTATAGCCCAGTATATCGGCTGCTTCCTTTACTACCTTTAACACATTGTCATAAGGATTATATAGTTTCTCCATACCTGTTCTCCTTTTCTGCCCGGCTGCTGCCTGTTTATAGTATCCCAATACTTAGTTCCCCTGATTCACCACTGACTCGATTCCCGCTATCTTAACGCACAGAATAAATATGTCCATGGCTGATTTTAACTCTTCCGGCGTGGGATAGGTGGGAGCAATGCGGATATTTCTGTCCTGCGGATCCCTCTTGTAGGGATAGGTTGCGCCTGCGCCTGTGAGCGTGACACCTGCCTCCTTAGCCAGCTGCACGGTGCGCTTTGCACATCCTGCAAGCGTGTCCAGGGAGATGAAATAGCCTCCCTTCGGACGGCTCCACACTGCCAGTCCGCTGCCTTCCAGTTCCTCCTCCAGACGGTTTAACACCATGTCAAATTTGGGCCTCAGCACCTCTGCCAGATCCGCCATATGGGCGCGGATGTTTTCCGGCGTTTTGAAATACTGCACATGCCTTAGCTGGTTCAGCTTGTCATGTCCAATGGTCTGTGAGGACATATGGCCCTTAAACTCCTTCATGTTGTCCGGTCCTGAAGCAATAAGGGAAATACCTGCCCCCGGAAATGTTATCTTGGAGGTTGAGAAGAAATAGTAAGCCCTGTTTGGATGGCCGCCGGCCTCACATGCATCCAGGATATTTTTGAGGGGCACTTCCTGATAAATATGGTGCACACCGTAGGCATTGTCCCAGAATATCCTGAAATCCGGGGCAGCCGTCTCCATAGACGCCAAGCGGTCCACCACCCGGTCGCTGTAGCATACCCCTTGAGGATTGGAATGAAGGGGAACGCACCAGATTCCCTTGATGGAAGCATCCTCCCTTACCATGGCTTCCACCATCTCCATGTCAGGTCCGTCCTCCAGAAGCGGGACCGGAATCATCTGGATTCCCAGCTCCTCGCAAATCTGGAAATGCCTGTCGTACCCCGGGACCGGACAAAGGAATTTCACAGGACTGCCCTCATATGCATAGAAGCTCCATGGCTTTTCTCCCTGTGTTCCGAAAAGACAGTGGAACGCCATGGTGTCGAACATCAGATTCAGGCTGGAATTACCTCCTATTATAATCTGGTCCGGCTTCAGGCCCAAAAGCTGGCCCAACAGACGCCTGCATTCAGGAATCCCTTCTAAAACGCCGTAATTCCTTGCATCTGTACCGTCCTCCAGCGTACAGCCCTCTGGAAACTCCAACAGGCCCATGTTCATATCCAACTGGGCTGCTGCGGGTTTTCCCCTGGCCATATTCAGTTTCAAATTCAATTTCTTGGCTTCCTGGAACTGTATGGTAAGCTCTTTTAACATATCATTCAGTTCCTGTTTGGAATATTCCGTTACATGTCTCATTCATGGCCTCCGCATCAAACATTAGTCAGATATATTTGTTCTTGCCTTTATTATAAAAATATCCTAGAATAAAAACAAATATTTATATTTGAATAAAACATATAATCAAAAACTTATAGGAGGTGCAGCTATGTTCAGCGGGATGAATTACGTATACGAAGTCTATAAGGAACAGAGCTTTTCCAAGGCTGCTGAGAACCTTTACATATCCCAGCCGGCCCTCAGTTCCATGATTAAGAAGATTGAGACAAAGATAGGCATGCCCCTCTTTGACCGGAGCACCAGCCCCATCCAGCTGACGGAATGCGGCAAGAAATACATCAAGACCGCCGAGAAAATCATGGACCTGGAAAATGAGTTCGCCTACTATGTGGGCAATCTCCAGGAGCTGAAAACAGGCCGTCTGTCCGTGGGCGGGACCTATCTCTTTTCATCCTTCATTTTTCCACCCATCATTGATAAGTTCCGCAGGGCCTACCCTCACGTGAAGCTGAACCTGTTTGAGGGACACACCCCGCTGCTGGAGCAAAAGCTCTTTGCCGGGGAACTGGACATTATCATAGACAACTATCTGCTGGACGCTGGCATCTACGAAAAGGAGCGCTTCATGGAGGAACGCCTGCTACTGGCTGTTCCCTCCTCCTTTGACAGCAACCGGAGAGCGGTAAAATACCAGCTTAAGGCTTCCGACATAAAGCGCTGCCTTCACCAGAACGATACCTTTCCGGCCGTATCCCTAAAGAAGTTCAAGGATGAGCCCTTTGTCATGCTGCGGTCCCACAATGATACCAGGGAACGTGTGGACGCCATACTGGGCCGGGCAGGAATCCAGTTAAACTATACCTTAAAGCTGAACCAGCTCTTAACCACCTATCACCTGACAGAGTACGGCATGGGCGCCTCATTTGTCAGCGACACCGTGGTCAAATGCCTTCCGGAAAACCCGGATATCATATATTATAAGATTGACGACCCCGAGGCAGTAAGAGATGTTTACCTGTATTATAAAAAAAATAAATACCTGACCCGGAGCATGATTGAATTTATCAAAATGGCAATTCCGGGAATTGAGAAAAACTCGGAGAAGTATGTATAATCATATGCTTATAAGTGTTATAAGTGTCATTTTTTCAGCAAATAAAAATACAGAAGGGGGTAAGAAAAATGGTTGGATGGCCAGAAATCCTTAAAAAGGAAAACCTGACAAGGGAAGAAAAAAAATGTATCTGCAACCGGCTCATGACCACGGAGAGCCACATGGAACAGCTGATACTGAAGCATTTCACAGAGGAGGATTTCCGCAGGGTCTGGATGCGCAAAATCGGCGGGGGCGTAATTGGAGGCAAGGCCTGCGGCCTGCTGGTTGCCAGGAAGCTGATTGAACTCAACATGCCGGAGTACGCAGGGCATGTGGAACCCCATAACTCCTTTTTCATCGGCACGGATGTTTTCTACCGGTATCTGGTATATAACCGCTGTGCGGAGTTAAAGGCCAGACACCGTCTGGAAAAGGAACATTTTAAGGAGACCGAGGAACTGACCAAACGGCTGCGGGGCGGTTCTCTGCCCGAAGATATACGTGAAGAGCTGAGCGATATGCTGGACCACTACGGAACCACCCCAATCATTGTCCGTTCCAGCAGCATCATGGAGGACGGATACGGCAATGCATTCTCCGGCAAATACGAATCTATCTTCTGTATGAACCAGGGCACCAAGGAGGAACGGATGGAGGAACTGGAGGAAGCCATCCGCCGCGTATACGCCAGCACCATGAACGAACAGGCCATTGAATACCGCAGGAAACGCCACCTGCTGGATGTGGATGAACAGATGGCCCTGCTGATTCAGCAGGTGGCCGGGCAGCAGTACGGCGACCTCTATATGCCGGTGGCTGCCGGTATGGGCTGTTCCTATAACCCTTATAAATGGATGGAGCACCTGAACCCGGAAGCAGGAATGCTGCGCATGGTCATGGGGCTGGGGACCAGGGCTGTGGAGAGGACGCCCGGCGATTACCCCCGTCTTATCGGCCTTGACAGGGCGCAGGCCAACTTAAGGACCACCCTGGCTGAACGCCACAAATTTTCTCAGCGCAAGGTGGATGTCCTGGATTTTGGAACCAAGTCTCTCTGCACCAAGTCCCTGGAAAAAATACTGGACCTTTTTCCCAAATGGCAGAAGAAAATGGTGCTGAGCAGGGATACGGACGCCGAGGACATGCTGGCCGAGCGCCATATATACAGAACCATCTATTTTGGGGACTGCCAGGGCCTGG
Coding sequences within:
- a CDS encoding aminotransferase class I/II-fold pyridoxal phosphate-dependent enzyme, producing the protein MRHVTEYSKQELNDMLKELTIQFQEAKKLNLKLNMARGKPAAAQLDMNMGLLEFPEGCTLEDGTDARNYGVLEGIPECRRLLGQLLGLKPDQIIIGGNSSLNLMFDTMAFHCLFGTQGEKPWSFYAYEGSPVKFLCPVPGYDRHFQICEELGIQMIPVPLLEDGPDMEMVEAMVREDASIKGIWCVPLHSNPQGVCYSDRVVDRLASMETAAPDFRIFWDNAYGVHHIYQEVPLKNILDACEAGGHPNRAYYFFSTSKITFPGAGISLIASGPDNMKEFKGHMSSQTIGHDKLNQLRHVQYFKTPENIRAHMADLAEVLRPKFDMVLNRLEEELEGSGLAVWSRPKGGYFISLDTLAGCAKRTVQLAKEAGVTLTGAGATYPYKRDPQDRNIRIAPTYPTPEELKSAMDIFILCVKIAGIESVVNQGN
- a CDS encoding LysR family transcriptional regulator is translated as MFSGMNYVYEVYKEQSFSKAAENLYISQPALSSMIKKIETKIGMPLFDRSTSPIQLTECGKKYIKTAEKIMDLENEFAYYVGNLQELKTGRLSVGGTYLFSSFIFPPIIDKFRRAYPHVKLNLFEGHTPLLEQKLFAGELDIIIDNYLLDAGIYEKERFMEERLLLAVPSSFDSNRRAVKYQLKASDIKRCLHQNDTFPAVSLKKFKDEPFVMLRSHNDTRERVDAILGRAGIQLNYTLKLNQLLTTYHLTEYGMGASFVSDTVVKCLPENPDIIYYKIDDPEAVRDVYLYYKKNKYLTRSMIEFIKMAIPGIEKNSEKYV
- a CDS encoding O-acetylhomoserine aminocarboxypropyltransferase/cysteine synthase family protein, encoding MGEKRKRSDRHFKFETTQLHGGQEQPDPSTGARSVPIYQTSSYVFDNCDHAAARFNLSDPGNIYSRLTNPTLDVFEQRMAQLEGGVAALATASGAAALSYTFQNLTRAGDHIVSSGHIYGGTYNYLAHTFPEYGVETTFVDPADLEAVEAAIRDNTKAVFIETLGNPNSDIADIEKIASIAHRHQIPLVIDNTFATPYLVRPIEYGADIVVHSATKFIGGHGTAVGGVIVDGGRFDWAASKKFPGLSEPNASYHGIRFAQDVGAAAFVTRIRAILLRDTGATLSPFHGFLFLQGLETLSLRVERHVENALKVVEYLNAHPQVEAVHHPSVSRDPIQQQLYKTYFPRGGGSIFTFEIRGGAENARKFIDNLELFSLLANVADVKSLVIHPASTTHSQMHEKELLEQGIRPGTIRLSIGTEHIDDILEDLEEAFRSV
- a CDS encoding Glu/Leu/Phe/Val family dehydrogenase; translated protein: MEKLYNPYDNVLKVVKEAADILGYTDSDIEAIKYPERELKVAIPVRMDDGTTKVFEGYRVQHSTSRGPAKGGVRFHPAVNPDEVRALAAWMTFKCAVVNIPYGGGKGGVVCDPNELSENEIRAITRRYTAAIAPLIGPEQDIPAPDVGTNAAVMGWMMDTYSMLKGHCIHGVVTGKPICLGGALGRNEATGRGVMYTTKNILNKMGIPVQGTTVAIQGMGNVGSITAKLLHREGMKIIAVSDVSGGICNPEGLNVPAILEYLSLNRKNLLKDYNEEGMSRITNEELLEMDARVLVPAALENQINASNAHKIRAEIIVEAANGPVAADADGILQERGITVVPDILANAGGVVVSYFEWVQNIQSVSWTEEEVNEKLKDIMDPAFEAVWDIAKRQNATLRTGAYLIAVKRVVEAKAARAIWP
- a CDS encoding PEP/pyruvate-binding domain-containing protein; this translates as MVGWPEILKKENLTREEKKCICNRLMTTESHMEQLILKHFTEEDFRRVWMRKIGGGVIGGKACGLLVARKLIELNMPEYAGHVEPHNSFFIGTDVFYRYLVYNRCAELKARHRLEKEHFKETEELTKRLRGGSLPEDIREELSDMLDHYGTTPIIVRSSSIMEDGYGNAFSGKYESIFCMNQGTKEERMEELEEAIRRVYASTMNEQAIEYRRKRHLLDVDEQMALLIQQVAGQQYGDLYMPVAAGMGCSYNPYKWMEHLNPEAGMLRMVMGLGTRAVERTPGDYPRLIGLDRAQANLRTTLAERHKFSQRKVDVLDFGTKSLCTKSLEKILDLFPKWQKKMVLSRDTDAEDMLAERHIYRTIYFGDCQGLVDNLEFIRMMRTLMKMLEKEYERPVDVEFAVTSPEEGMWRLNLLQCRPLQTAKSEQVHIPDGVDHEFLFDVRRTSMRRSKEEPIDYIVWVDPQKYYEYEYAKKPDVARLISRINQHFEDTDKKLMLLVPGRIGTSSPELGVPVVYAEISQFSAICEVAYGKAGYHPDLSYGSHMFQDMVEADVYYGAINDNSKTRLYRPELLTRYPEVLKDILPGESQELADIVKIHDVSRSGATLTLDAQEGRAVCRIRGEQQTAER
- a CDS encoding AraC family transcriptional regulator, with product MYQEESFKTQRVVYAHTRSDEGDMEYKMHCHDVYEVYYMISGNAEYLLEGRTYTPRPGSLIIIPPGCFHGLRVLDSDEYNRIRLHFAAELLQEEEQALLLEPFGTGWCCYEEQFQLEWYFHSLEECGNYGKDLQDIAIRTRVLSLLTKIFAIYREASGTSRGKEGQVQEIIRYINQNLSAPLSLEGLAQTFYMSKNHLTAVFKRATGTTVARYILYKRMAIVRKELSMGVPAAEAASRAGFGDYSSFFRAYKKMFGCAPSDKSAPGMPEMDKGSMV